One Nostoc punctiforme PCC 73102 DNA window includes the following coding sequences:
- a CDS encoding polysaccharide deacetylase family protein produces the protein MTNNYLKRQKIISFVAIASTITACSISPSASPQLGLNEPISKSHTAQVQNPAKGQVNELPPSAKVENLTFTVPTKFQGKTVYKVQLSSNKKVIALGIDDGPWPKTTLEMLDILKQNDVKVTFFWVGQALQANPDLAKQVVAEGHAIGNHTWHHWYRRMDEATAKSEIDRTSDLIYKTTGVKTSLFRPPGGFLNNGLAAYAKSQKDAVIMWSLTSADTDPHAKPQAFVNNVLKGAKPGSIVLMHDGGGDRRRTVEALPQIISGLKQQGYRFVTIPELLQMAQ, from the coding sequence GTGACAAACAACTACCTCAAGCGACAAAAGATAATTAGTTTTGTCGCGATCGCCTCTACGATTACAGCTTGTAGTATTTCTCCAAGCGCTTCCCCACAATTGGGGTTGAACGAGCCAATCAGCAAAAGCCATACTGCACAAGTTCAAAATCCAGCAAAGGGACAAGTTAATGAACTACCGCCATCAGCGAAAGTAGAAAACCTTACATTTACAGTTCCAACTAAATTTCAAGGAAAAACAGTTTATAAGGTTCAACTGAGCAGCAACAAAAAGGTTATTGCTCTAGGCATTGATGATGGGCCTTGGCCAAAAACAACCCTGGAAATGCTGGATATTCTCAAGCAAAATGATGTTAAAGTGACATTCTTTTGGGTAGGACAAGCCTTACAAGCAAATCCTGACCTAGCTAAACAAGTGGTTGCCGAGGGACACGCCATTGGCAACCATACTTGGCATCATTGGTATCGGCGAATGGATGAAGCCACAGCTAAGAGTGAAATCGATCGCACATCTGACCTGATATACAAAACTACAGGGGTGAAAACTTCTCTATTTCGTCCTCCTGGAGGCTTTTTAAATAACGGACTAGCCGCGTATGCAAAAAGCCAGAAAGATGCTGTCATTATGTGGTCGCTAACTTCAGCTGATACCGATCCTCACGCCAAACCACAAGCATTTGTAAATAATGTCTTGAAAGGCGCTAAACCAGGTTCTATTGTTTTGATGCATGATGGTGGTGGCGATCGCCGAAGAACTGTAGAAGCTTTGCCACAAATTATCAGTGGACTCAAACAGCAAGGCTACCGATTTGTGACAATTCCCGAATTGTTGCAAATGGCGCAATAA
- a CDS encoding alr0857 family protein — protein MLKLTYTESSFDLECLTLSLEEWVAQRVILALRVGQSLCIEPSTASFLLPVDLPGVEVLKAEVKRDDREIIALCASDTQYMEVTLQGSWLSDSSKDAVGVFFTTMSDRAEFFLHKLWQEAQACASVMSE, from the coding sequence ATGCTGAAATTAACTTACACTGAAAGCAGTTTTGATTTGGAATGTCTCACTCTGTCGCTAGAAGAATGGGTAGCGCAGCGAGTGATTTTGGCCCTGCGAGTTGGGCAAAGTTTATGCATTGAGCCCAGTACTGCTTCCTTTTTGCTCCCTGTTGATTTGCCAGGAGTAGAAGTGCTTAAGGCTGAGGTAAAAAGAGATGACAGAGAAATCATTGCTCTGTGTGCCTCTGATACCCAATATATGGAAGTCACTCTGCAAGGTTCTTGGTTATCAGATAGTTCTAAGGATGCTGTAGGTGTGTTTTTCACCACTATGAGCGATCGCGCTGAGTTCTTTTTGCACAAACTTTGGCAGGAAGCTCAAGCTTGTGCTTCTGTCATGAGCGAATAA
- a CDS encoding HNH endonuclease: protein MQVLEQSVVVFSQNYLPLCRINIKRAIVLLVTNKAQPLGLTTEAGWRVHSPNLVIEVPKHIRLTIASNERMWKVPPVNRREVLRRDHHSCQYCGSGKHLTLDHVMPRSKGGSHTWDNVVTACERCNSRKGDRTLFESGMQLRTKPKAPIHPAISFAEQFWIDMQASLE from the coding sequence ATGCAAGTGTTAGAGCAATCTGTGGTGGTGTTTTCTCAAAATTACTTGCCACTATGTCGGATCAATATCAAGCGGGCGATCGTGCTGTTAGTAACCAACAAAGCTCAACCGTTAGGTTTGACCACAGAAGCCGGATGGCGAGTTCACTCACCCAACTTGGTAATTGAAGTGCCAAAACATATTCGCTTAACGATCGCTTCTAATGAGCGGATGTGGAAAGTTCCGCCAGTCAATCGGCGGGAAGTTTTACGGCGAGATCATCACAGTTGCCAATATTGCGGTAGCGGCAAGCATCTAACACTAGATCATGTGATGCCGCGTTCTAAAGGCGGTTCTCACACTTGGGATAACGTAGTCACAGCTTGTGAGAGATGTAACTCCCGTAAAGGCGATCGCACCCTGTTTGAATCTGGTATGCAATTACGTACCAAACCAAAAGCGCCAATTCACCCCGCGATTTCTTTTGCCGAACAGTTTTGGATAGATATGCAAGCAAGCCTGGAATAG
- a CDS encoding GAF domain-containing protein: MKKPLWSPTEYVDDIDRLQTYKVKLMQHQEETAHQLVQKINQIIANTSATALMLQDIAQLLGTAFEVDCCCLVSVTGETSDEATTMNWCADQYLGLPHPEEMFSMEQLLMHSPVLQCAAEPLTIEDISIIQKSLVIGCQYLPLPIKAVLAIPTRFSGNNNGVISLIKFQPYDWSESEKQLLKEVESACAIAFSQVAQAKLITHQQQYLQKGDQYQSLIKQLTLLSRSNLELNQMLQLVIASTAESLQADRGLLILLKYTDPLFRTQGKKQIPKAKARVVGEWAKATQISRTTKPETLDQQSFLVSECGLCQRPFIDSGKAVIFDNYTEQNDTPGAAPLFAIEQLPAVLLVPLESQGKILGFLVLQQATTRSWQAAELNLVEMVCAQVSNAIIQSQTLRQVQTLVDERTAKLQSSLELQAKLHERTRQYVEQLRKLNELKDEFLSNMSDRLRYPLTNMLMSIRNLRLPGIAPERQIRYMDILEQECTKEINLINDLLTLQKLESPHEAPQLESIDLNTRIQDITVAFEKKLAEKGLKISVDLPEESLKLQTELESFDRILQELLTNACKYSQHDTNVHLEAVHRVDQQIDQVIIKVTNTGHAISQEEATYIFDKFRRGKGRWTPGTGLGLALVKSLVQHLNGAIAVESLPISDSEQSEICFTLTLPQFSDESKP, from the coding sequence ATGAAAAAGCCTTTATGGTCGCCGACAGAGTACGTAGATGACATAGATCGACTACAAACTTACAAAGTCAAGCTGATGCAGCATCAGGAAGAAACTGCCCACCAGTTGGTACAAAAGATTAACCAAATCATTGCCAATACCTCAGCTACGGCTTTGATGTTGCAAGATATTGCCCAATTGCTAGGAACTGCTTTTGAAGTAGATTGTTGCTGCTTAGTTTCAGTAACGGGTGAAACATCCGACGAAGCAACTACTATGAATTGGTGTGCCGATCAATATCTCGGGTTGCCACATCCAGAAGAAATGTTTTCGATGGAACAATTGCTTATGCACTCGCCAGTGCTGCAATGTGCTGCTGAACCATTGACTATTGAAGATATTTCCATCATTCAGAAGAGTCTGGTAATTGGCTGTCAGTATTTACCCCTACCCATAAAAGCTGTTTTGGCAATTCCCACCAGATTTAGTGGAAATAATAATGGGGTAATTAGTCTGATTAAATTCCAACCTTATGATTGGAGTGAATCAGAAAAACAACTGCTCAAAGAAGTAGAGTCTGCTTGTGCGATCGCTTTTTCTCAAGTGGCGCAAGCTAAACTAATTACTCATCAACAACAGTATCTGCAAAAAGGCGATCAGTATCAAAGCTTGATCAAGCAATTAACATTATTGAGTCGCAGTAACTTGGAGCTTAATCAAATGCTCCAGTTAGTTATCGCCTCTACTGCTGAATCTCTACAGGCAGATCGAGGTTTACTTATACTACTAAAATATACCGATCCACTATTTAGGACTCAAGGTAAAAAACAAATTCCGAAAGCGAAAGCTAGAGTGGTTGGTGAATGGGCGAAGGCAACACAAATTTCCCGCACTACTAAACCAGAAACTTTAGATCAGCAGTCCTTCTTGGTTTCGGAGTGTGGTTTATGTCAGCGTCCCTTCATAGATTCTGGAAAAGCAGTAATCTTCGATAACTATACAGAGCAAAATGATACCCCGGGAGCTGCTCCATTATTTGCAATAGAGCAATTGCCTGCCGTCTTATTAGTGCCATTAGAAAGTCAAGGTAAAATCTTAGGATTTTTGGTGCTACAGCAAGCGACCACTCGCAGTTGGCAAGCAGCCGAATTAAATCTTGTGGAAATGGTTTGCGCTCAAGTAAGTAACGCCATAATTCAGTCACAGACATTGCGCCAAGTACAAACTTTGGTAGATGAGCGGACAGCGAAACTCCAGAGTAGTCTAGAACTCCAGGCAAAGTTGCATGAAAGAACCCGGCAATATGTAGAGCAGCTGCGGAAACTCAATGAACTCAAAGATGAATTTTTGAGCAATATGAGCGATCGCTTGCGCTATCCTTTGACAAATATGCTGATGTCCATTCGGAACTTACGTTTGCCAGGAATTGCACCAGAGCGTCAAATTAGATACATGGATATCCTAGAGCAGGAATGCACAAAGGAAATCAACTTGATTAATGACTTGTTGACACTCCAGAAACTAGAGTCGCCTCACGAAGCTCCACAATTAGAATCTATAGATTTAAATACTAGAATTCAGGATATAACAGTAGCTTTTGAGAAGAAACTCGCAGAGAAGGGATTAAAGATTTCTGTAGATTTACCAGAGGAATCGCTAAAACTGCAAACGGAACTGGAGAGTTTTGACCGCATCCTGCAAGAGTTGTTAACTAATGCCTGTAAATACTCACAGCATGATACCAACGTTCATTTAGAAGCTGTTCACCGAGTCGATCAACAAATCGATCAAGTTATCATAAAGGTGACGAATACAGGACACGCCATCTCCCAAGAAGAAGCAACCTACATCTTTGACAAATTCCGTCGTGGAAAAGGGCGTTGGACTCCAGGGACTGGCTTGGGACTTGCTCTAGTCAAGTCTTTAGTGCAGCATTTGAATGGAGCGATCGCAGTTGAGAGTCTCCCAATCTCGGATTCTGAACAGAGCGAAATTTGCTTCACCCTGACTCTGCCGCAATTTTCTGACGAAAGCAAACCATAA
- a CDS encoding SRPBCC family protein, with amino-acid sequence MTKEQNSTENLDFQSPSDDTNLEGDFTADIVALAAKVEVQIQKIAERQRQISAKVQIPQPVEKIWKVLTDYEALPDFLPNLAKSRLIEHPNGGIRLEQVGSQRLLNFNFSARVVLDLEECFPREINFRMVEGDFKGFSGSWCLEPYSLGEYIGTNLCYTIQVWPKLTMPVGIIENRLSKDLRLNLVAIHQRVEELANKQPYI; translated from the coding sequence GTGACTAAAGAACAGAACTCAACAGAGAACCTTGATTTTCAGTCTCCTAGTGATGACACCAACCTTGAAGGAGATTTTACTGCTGATATAGTCGCTTTGGCAGCTAAGGTAGAAGTTCAAATTCAGAAAATAGCAGAGCGACAGCGACAAATCAGTGCCAAAGTCCAAATCCCCCAACCAGTGGAAAAAATTTGGAAGGTTCTGACAGATTATGAAGCCTTGCCTGACTTTCTCCCCAATCTCGCCAAGAGTCGTCTAATCGAGCATCCCAACGGTGGAATTAGACTAGAGCAAGTAGGCTCTCAGCGCTTACTAAATTTCAACTTTTCGGCGCGGGTGGTTCTGGATTTGGAAGAATGCTTCCCCAGAGAAATTAATTTTCGGATGGTAGAGGGAGATTTTAAAGGTTTTTCTGGTAGCTGGTGTTTAGAGCCTTATTCCCTTGGTGAGTATATAGGAACAAATCTTTGCTACACAATTCAAGTTTGGCCTAAACTCACCATGCCAGTGGGAATCATTGAAAACCGCCTGAGTAAAGACCTACGGTTGAATCTTGTTGCTATTCACCAACGTGTAGAAGAGTTAGCCAACAAACAACCGTATATATAA
- a CDS encoding cation:proton antiporter, giving the protein MEASFEITLQMAIAVFAGISAQVLAAYFRIPSIVLLLLLGILFGSDGIGLLHPHLLGTGVEVIVALATAIILFEGGLNLDLRELGRVSVSLQLLVTLGTLITLLGGSMAAHWLGEFPWNIAFLYASIIVVTGPTVVGPLLKQINVDRQVATLLEGEGILIDPVGAILAFVVLDTILNGDADPINAIVGLLIRLGVGAAIGGAGGYLMSLIFKRASFLSFELKNLVVLAILWSLFTLSQMIRSESGVMTTVVAGAVFANSSVPEERLLRSFKGQLTILSVSVLFILLAADLSIASVFALGWGSLFTVLVLMFIVRPINILLCTWNSDLNWRQKLFLSWVAPRGIVAASVASFFAISLTQRGINGGDSIKALVFLTIIMTVVCQGLTAGWVAKWLQITSKDVTGVVIVGCNPLSLLIARFFQERGENVVMIDTDPECLVQAEAQNLRVIASSGLDAAVLEEAGLASMGTFLAMTSNGEVNFVLAQRAAEEFKPPRVLAVFPRDPQASISVSNKVNQAFISDLAIKTWNEYLNDGRVKLGTTTLNELEFSTQCDRIQEKIRTGVLIPLLVEREERLQVMPVNQDWEIGDRIIYLLHDPRPSLLKRLSGATQSTPLSLEKLAEVEDLSLAQLSQLSTSEAPGG; this is encoded by the coding sequence ATGGAAGCATCTTTTGAAATTACCCTACAGATGGCGATCGCTGTTTTTGCAGGCATTAGCGCTCAAGTGCTGGCTGCATACTTTCGCATACCTAGCATCGTCTTGTTATTGCTGTTAGGCATATTGTTTGGCTCTGATGGCATAGGGCTATTGCATCCCCATTTGTTAGGCACTGGAGTGGAAGTTATTGTCGCCCTAGCAACTGCAATAATTTTGTTTGAAGGCGGACTTAATTTGGATCTGCGAGAGTTGGGCAGAGTTTCAGTCAGCTTACAATTGCTCGTCACTCTCGGAACGCTAATTACACTGCTTGGTGGCAGTATGGCTGCTCACTGGCTGGGTGAATTTCCTTGGAATATAGCTTTTCTCTATGCTTCCATCATTGTGGTGACAGGCCCAACCGTCGTTGGCCCTTTGCTCAAACAAATCAATGTAGATCGGCAAGTAGCAACACTTTTAGAAGGCGAAGGGATTTTAATTGACCCTGTAGGAGCGATTCTCGCCTTCGTTGTCCTCGATACGATTTTGAACGGCGATGCCGATCCAATTAATGCGATCGTCGGTTTATTAATACGCCTGGGTGTTGGTGCAGCAATTGGTGGTGCTGGCGGTTATCTGATGAGCTTGATTTTCAAACGTGCCAGCTTTCTGTCATTTGAGCTAAAAAACTTAGTGGTGTTGGCGATACTTTGGAGCTTGTTTACCTTATCGCAGATGATCCGCAGTGAATCGGGAGTTATGACGACAGTTGTTGCAGGAGCAGTCTTTGCTAACTCCTCTGTCCCAGAAGAACGACTGTTACGAAGCTTTAAGGGTCAGCTAACAATTCTCAGCGTATCGGTGCTATTTATCTTATTAGCTGCCGATCTATCTATTGCCAGTGTGTTTGCTTTGGGCTGGGGTAGTTTATTCACTGTTTTGGTATTAATGTTTATCGTTCGCCCGATTAATATCCTGTTGTGTACCTGGAACAGTGACTTAAATTGGCGACAGAAACTATTTTTAAGCTGGGTTGCTCCGAGAGGAATTGTTGCGGCTTCTGTAGCTTCTTTTTTTGCAATTTCCCTTACTCAGCGTGGCATTAACGGTGGTGATTCCATTAAAGCTTTAGTCTTCCTGACAATTATCATGACTGTTGTCTGCCAAGGGCTAACAGCTGGCTGGGTTGCCAAATGGTTGCAAATCACCTCCAAGGACGTAACTGGGGTAGTGATTGTGGGTTGTAATCCATTGAGTCTTTTGATTGCCCGATTCTTTCAAGAACGGGGAGAAAATGTGGTCATGATTGATACTGACCCCGAATGTCTTGTTCAAGCTGAGGCGCAAAATCTGCGAGTGATTGCCAGCAGTGGGTTAGATGCTGCTGTATTGGAAGAGGCGGGACTTGCTTCGATGGGGACTTTTTTGGCGATGACAAGTAATGGCGAGGTGAATTTTGTTTTGGCTCAACGAGCAGCCGAGGAATTTAAGCCGCCGCGCGTTTTAGCTGTTTTCCCCCGCGATCCGCAAGCAAGTATTTCGGTTAGTAATAAAGTTAATCAAGCTTTTATCTCAGACTTAGCGATTAAAACTTGGAATGAATATTTAAATGATGGGCGAGTCAAACTGGGGACAACTACGCTAAATGAGTTGGAATTTTCCACTCAGTGCGATCGCATTCAAGAAAAGATTCGGACTGGGGTGTTGATACCCTTATTGGTAGAACGAGAAGAACGCTTACAGGTAATGCCAGTTAACCAAGATTGGGAAATTGGCGATCGCATTATTTACCTATTGCATGACCCCAGACCTAGCCTTTTAAAACGTTTATCTGGTGCTACCCAATCCACTCCCCTCTCTCTAGAAAAGTTAGCGGAGGTTGAAGACCTATCCCTCGCCCAATTATCTCAACTTTCCACTAGTGAGGCTCCTGGGGGATGA
- a CDS encoding transposase — MMLNIEGALKQDRLLRALTGLNRKAFDALLPTFTTMYLDTQQAKPRQRGLGGGRKARLLTAQDKLFFILFYFKCYPTFDVAGLLFDMHRSQAHEWMHRLQPILEAALGQKMALPERHLESIEAFLSRFPGVQRVMIDGTERPIARPQEREQQQQNYSGKKKRHTRKHLAAVDETKRVLILSKAREGKLHDKRFHDEDDIAGSVPDEIPIEVDSGFQGLQKQYDNLHLPHKKPKGGKLSDLQKTENRQLSQSRVVCENAFAGVKRYNAASVIYRNRIENFDDHLMLTAAGLWNFYLMAA, encoded by the coding sequence ATGATGCTGAATATTGAAGGTGCGCTGAAGCAAGACCGACTGTTGAGGGCATTAACTGGGTTGAACCGGAAAGCATTTGATGCCCTTTTGCCCACGTTTACCACGATGTACCTAGATACTCAACAGGCCAAGCCTCGTCAACGTGGCCTGGGTGGAGGACGCAAAGCCCGCTTACTTACAGCCCAAGACAAATTGTTTTTCATCCTTTTCTATTTCAAATGTTATCCGACCTTCGATGTGGCGGGACTGCTCTTTGATATGCATCGCTCCCAGGCACATGAGTGGATGCATCGATTGCAGCCAATATTAGAAGCGGCTTTGGGACAGAAGATGGCGCTGCCGGAACGCCATCTCGAAAGCATTGAAGCATTTTTGTCACGCTTTCCAGGAGTGCAACGAGTGATGATTGATGGGACAGAACGCCCAATTGCGCGACCTCAAGAAAGAGAACAACAACAACAGAATTACTCCGGTAAAAAGAAACGTCATACGCGTAAACACTTGGCGGCAGTTGATGAAACCAAACGGGTCTTGATCTTAAGCAAAGCACGAGAAGGCAAACTGCATGACAAACGTTTTCATGACGAAGATGACATTGCAGGTAGTGTGCCTGATGAAATTCCGATTGAAGTAGACTCGGGCTTTCAGGGATTACAGAAGCAGTATGACAATCTCCATCTTCCTCACAAAAAGCCCAAAGGGGGCAAGTTAAGTGACCTTCAAAAAACGGAGAATCGTCAATTGAGTCAATCCCGTGTAGTTTGCGAAAATGCCTTTGCTGGTGTGAAGCGCTACAACGCCGCCAGTGTCATTTATCGTAATCGGATTGAAAACTTTGATGACCATTTGATGCTGACCGCAGCAGGATTATGGAACTTCTACTTGATGGCTGCTTAA
- a CDS encoding cytochrome b N-terminal domain-containing protein: MQSTQFDRIMRRIATILSVVILTLCLIYVSTGVLLSFYYEPTAGGAYNSLKMINTQVPYGWLFWRAHNIAGNAVIAIALIQIVVMFLSRQFRKSWLTAWISGILLTLSAIGLDWTAMILDWTQEGYWRFNIELGTIEAIPFIGGQLREILTGGGAINTVTVEHLYTIHSYLISVATLILAIVHLSALLWQEWEMYQEAPKPEIGNLQQPPEGEFISSQSS; encoded by the coding sequence TTGTCAGTCGTGATTCTGACTTTGTGCTTAATTTATGTTTCTACGGGAGTTTTGCTTTCTTTTTACTATGAACCGACAGCAGGCGGTGCTTATAACTCCTTAAAGATGATTAATACACAAGTGCCATACGGGTGGTTGTTTTGGAGAGCGCATAACATTGCTGGTAACGCGGTAATTGCGATCGCTCTGATTCAAATTGTGGTGATGTTTTTAAGTCGCCAATTCCGCAAGAGTTGGCTGACTGCTTGGATTAGCGGGATTTTGTTGACCTTAAGTGCGATCGGGCTGGACTGGACAGCGATGATCCTAGATTGGACTCAGGAAGGATACTGGCGTTTTAACATTGAATTGGGAACCATCGAAGCTATTCCTTTTATTGGTGGACAACTGCGCGAAATCCTAACTGGGGGTGGAGCGATTAATACAGTTACTGTCGAACACCTTTACACAATACATAGTTATCTCATTTCGGTGGCAACGCTAATTCTTGCCATAGTACATTTATCTGCTTTACTGTGGCAGGAATGGGAAATGTATCAAGAAGCGCCAAAGCCAGAAATTGGTAATTTGCAACAACCACCAGAAGGCGAATTTATTTCTTCCCAAAGCTCATAA